One stretch of Armigeres subalbatus isolate Guangzhou_Male chromosome 2, GZ_Asu_2, whole genome shotgun sequence DNA includes these proteins:
- the LOC134215012 gene encoding LOW QUALITY PROTEIN: 4-aminobutyrate aminotransferase, mitochondrial-like (The sequence of the model RefSeq protein was modified relative to this genomic sequence to represent the inferred CDS: inserted 2 bases in 2 codons), protein MESLILGTNQNPYFTTIPGLINRPALGVFPGEDWPGKLQNVLMSVAPKGLDYLTTMMCGSCSNENAFKNIFIWYQSVQRGENVQFTQEEINSCMVNQTPXAPKLSILSFHGAFHGRTMGTLSTTHXKYIHKIDIPSFDWPIAPFPKYKYPLEEHVRENAQEDARCLAEVQDLFEKYAKKGIPVAGVIIEPIQSEGGDNEASPEFFQQLQRITKKNGAALLIDEVQTGGGPTGKIWCHEHFNLDSPPDVVTFSKKMQLGGYFHSLNLTPQLPYRVFNTWMGDPGKVLLLESILNVIKSEALLQNVEKTGAKLKQGLLQAQKDFPHLLNSVRGRGTFLAVNCANAKMRDDAVSALKQKGVLSGGCGDLSIRFRPALIFQEKHVDIFLDKFNQVLKEIK, encoded by the exons ATGGAATCTTTAATATTAGgaacaaatcaaaatccataTTTTACTACTATTCCAGGTCTCATCAACCGTCCTGCGTTGGGTGTTTTTCCGGGTGAGGATTGGCCGGGCAAACTTCAAAATGTCCTAATGTCTGTCGCTCCAAAGGGTCTTGATTACTTGACAACGATGATGTGTGGCTCATGCTCAAATGAAAATGCATtcaagaatatttttatttg GTACCAGAGCGTACAGCGCGGCGAAAATGTTCAATTCACCCAGGAAGAAATCAACTCATGTATGGTCAACCAGACTC TTGCACCGAAGTTGAGTATCTTGAGCTTCCATGGAGCATTCCACGGTCGCACAATGGGAACCCTTTCTACCACTC CCAAATACATCCATAAGATCGATATACCGTCGTTCGATTGGCCTATAGCGCCGTTCCCGAAGTACAAGTACCCGCTTGAAGAACATGTTCGTGAGAATGCCCAAGAAGACGCTCGCTGTCTAGCGGAAGTGCAAGACCTGTTCGAGAAGTATGCCAAGAAGGGTATTCCAGTTGCGGGGGTCATCATCGAACCGATTCAGAGCGAGGGTGGCGATAACGAGGCGTCTCCTGAGTTCTTCCAACAGCTGCAGAGAATAACCAAGAAGAACGGAGCTGCCCTGCTGATCGATGAAGTACAAACGGGAGGAGGGCCAACGGGCAAGATCTGGTGCCACGAGCACTTCAATTTGGACAGTCCTCCGGATGTAGTTACCTTTAGTAAGAAAATGCAACTGGGAGGATACTTCCACAGCTTGAACCTAACTCCACAGCTGCCCTACCGAGTGTTCAACACATGGATGGGTGATCCAGGAAAAGTCCTACTATTGGAATCGATCTTGAACGTTATCAAGTCGGAAGCATTGCTGCAGAACGTGGAGAAAACCGGTGCTAAACTGAAGCAGGGATTACTCCAGGCACAGAAGGACTTCCCACATTTGCTCAACTCTGTTAGAGGTCGCGGAACATTTTTGGCAGTTAACTGCGCAAATGCAAAGATGCGTGATGATGCCGTTTCAGCCTTGAAGCAGAAGg GTGTGCTTTCGGGTGGCTGCGGAGATTTGAGCATTCGCTTCCGGCCGGCGCTAATATTCCAGGAAAAGCACGTTGATATTTTCTTGGATAAATTCAACCAGGTTCTCAAGGAGATCAAATAA